Proteins from a single region of Gambusia affinis linkage group LG12, SWU_Gaff_1.0, whole genome shotgun sequence:
- the LOC122841857 gene encoding relaxin-3 receptor 1-like, with product MQSNSSSLGPTTGLSECGGQEEEISELVSPTGAGSNLPMFNLSLNCWLLILSKESSLDLHGDSANLPVRVVIALVYLVVCVLGLVGNLLALFLLHSRRRGHHHSAIDCFVMSLTITDLQFVLTLPFWAVDTVLDFRWPFGRVMCKIVSSVTTMNMYASVFFLTAMSVTRYHSLVTSLKMSSPRIAMARAKWVSSAIWVVSLVATLPHAFYSTTVQVSADDELCLVRFSDSDSGHWDPQVLLGLYQMQKVLLGFVVPLIIISVCYLLLLRFILSRRIVGSSVANGSGTDKSEQERGRHRKRSKVTRSVTIVVLSFFICWLPNQALTLWGVLIKFDLVPFSKAFYNAQAYAFPLTVCLAHANSCLNPVLYCLIRREYRAGLKELLLRVSRNARNVLSLALRGRRVEEAPPSTVVMHKDINM from the exons ATGCAGAGCAACAGCAGCTCCCTCGGACCCACCACCGGGCTGAGTGAGTGCGgggggcaggaggaggagatATCCGAGCTGGTCAGCCCGACAGGAGCAGGCTCCAACCTCCCGATGTTCAACCTTTCACTCAACTGCTGGCTTCTCATCCTCTCCAAGGAGTCCTCCCTGGATCTGCATGGAGACAGCGCCAACCTGCCA GTGCGAGTCGTCATTGCTCTGGTCTACCTGGTGGTGTGCGTCCTGGGACTGGTGGGGAACCTTCTGgcgctcttcctcctccactccCGCCGCCGGGGCCACCACCACTCCGCCATCGACTGCTTCGTGATGAGCCTGACCATCACAGACCTCCAGTTCGTCCTGACCTTGCCCTTCTGGGCCGTGGACACTGTGCTGGACTTCCGCTGGCCCTTCGGCCGCGTCATGTGCAAGATCGTGAGCTCGGTCACCACCATGAACATGTACGCCAGCGTTTTCTTCCTCACGGCGATGAGCGTGACCCGGTACCACTCCCTGGTTACGTCCCTGAAGATGAGCAGCCCCAGGATCGCCATGGCCCGCGCCAAGTGGGTCAGTTCGGCCATTTGGGTGGTCTCTCTGGTGGCCACGCTGCCCCACGCTTTCTACTCCACCACCGTTCAG GTGTCTGCAGATGACGAGCTCTGCTTAGTTCGGTTTTCAGACTCTGACTCAGGCCACTGGGATCCCCAGGTTTTGCTCGGGCTCTACCAAATGCAGAAGGTCCTGCTAGGATTTGTAGTTCCCCTGATCATCATTTCCGTATGCTACCTCCTCCTGCTGAGGTTCATTCTGAGCCGGCGCATTGTGGGCAGCTCGGTTGCCAACGGCAGCGGCACGGACAAGTCGGAGCAAGAGAGAGGACGCCACCGCAAACGCTCCAAAGTTACTCGTTCCGTCACCATCGTAGTCCTGTCCTTCTTCATCTGCTGGCTGCCGAACCAGGCTCTCACCCTGTGGGGGGTGCTCATCAAGTTTGACCTTGTGCCCTTCAGCAAGGCCTTCTACAACGCCCAGGCTTATGCCTTTCCGCTGACTGTGTGTCTCGCCCATGCCAACAGCTGTCTCAACCCAGTGCTCTACTGCCTGATCCGAAGAGAGTACAGGGCCGGACTGAAGGAGCTCCTTCTGAGAGTTTCTCGTAACGCCCGGAACGTTCTTTCTCTGGCTCTGAGAGGAAGGAGAGTGGAGGAGGCACCTCCCAGCACGGTTGTGATGCACAAAGACATCaatatgtga